Proteins found in one Lutimonas zeaxanthinifaciens genomic segment:
- a CDS encoding RagB/SusD family nutrient uptake outer membrane protein produces MKIFNNLKLKVGIVALVLAFGFVSCESELDKQPVTELTEGQAFADPEAYTEFLARVYAGFAVSGQEGPAGNPDIQGIDEGFSNYLRQFWKHQELNTDEAIIAWNDGTIHDLHNHVWTPSNEFIRAMYDRIYFQIGIANQFLRETTDEKLDGRGVDSALKAEIQTFRAEARFLRALSYWHAIDFYGNIAFVTEEDPVGNFFPEQKSRDFVFDWLISELNEIEPAMVGARQNEYGRADQATVWMLLAKLYLNADVYINESKASEAMANINKVIGAGYTLHDTYTELFLADNDVNGSQNEIIFPIQFDGINTTGYGGTTFLTHAPVGGKMNAADFGINGGWGGIRTTKNFVFQFGDLDTDALNEAIGPESKWGLVGSATPNGWGDGPDMVMHESATDQYAIYANLVAGEIKFRFDNDWGLNLGDNGADGSLEEGGANIAIANDGAYYITLDRTDNTYTITETGDGRANFFTEDQTLEIEDPFNFSNGYAVEKFKNIDVNGNQGSDGSGDFVDVDFPMFRLADAYLMYAEAFLRGGGGSASEAAEYVNMLRERAYGSAAGNIDATDLTLEFILDERSRELHWEGHRRTDLVRFNQFTENGVWPWKGGIMEGKTTEKWRDVYPIPSADIIANPGLKQNDGY; encoded by the coding sequence ATGAAAATATTTAATAATTTAAAATTAAAAGTAGGTATTGTCGCTTTAGTGCTTGCATTTGGATTTGTATCCTGTGAAAGTGAACTAGACAAACAACCTGTAACTGAACTTACCGAGGGTCAGGCTTTTGCTGACCCTGAGGCTTATACAGAGTTTCTTGCAAGAGTATATGCCGGTTTTGCAGTGAGTGGACAAGAAGGACCAGCTGGAAATCCTGATATCCAAGGGATTGATGAAGGGTTTTCAAACTACCTAAGACAATTCTGGAAGCATCAGGAATTGAATACGGATGAAGCAATTATTGCCTGGAATGATGGTACGATTCATGATCTTCACAATCATGTTTGGACCCCTTCCAATGAGTTTATACGTGCGATGTATGACAGGATTTATTTCCAGATCGGAATTGCCAATCAATTCTTAAGAGAAACTACCGATGAAAAACTGGACGGAAGAGGTGTTGATTCTGCTCTTAAGGCTGAGATCCAAACTTTCAGAGCAGAAGCTCGATTTTTGAGAGCATTAAGTTACTGGCATGCCATTGATTTCTATGGTAATATTGCCTTTGTAACAGAAGAAGATCCTGTAGGAAATTTCTTTCCAGAGCAAAAAAGCAGAGATTTTGTTTTTGACTGGTTGATTTCTGAACTGAATGAAATAGAACCTGCAATGGTAGGCGCTCGTCAAAATGAGTATGGAAGAGCGGATCAGGCAACGGTATGGATGCTTTTGGCAAAATTGTATTTGAATGCAGATGTTTACATAAATGAATCGAAAGCTTCAGAAGCAATGGCGAATATCAATAAAGTTATTGGAGCAGGATATACTTTGCACGATACGTATACAGAATTATTCCTTGCCGACAACGATGTAAATGGTTCTCAGAATGAGATCATCTTTCCAATCCAATTTGATGGTATTAATACAACGGGATACGGAGGAACAACCTTCCTTACACATGCTCCTGTTGGTGGAAAAATGAATGCGGCTGACTTCGGAATCAACGGAGGTTGGGGAGGTATAAGAACGACCAAGAATTTTGTGTTCCAATTTGGAGATTTGGATACTGATGCTTTGAATGAGGCCATAGGACCTGAATCAAAATGGGGCTTGGTAGGAAGCGCTACTCCAAATGGTTGGGGAGACGGTCCTGATATGGTTATGCATGAATCTGCCACGGATCAATATGCCATCTACGCTAATTTGGTTGCCGGCGAGATCAAATTCAGATTTGACAATGACTGGGGCCTTAACCTAGGCGATAATGGTGCTGATGGTTCACTGGAAGAAGGTGGTGCCAATATTGCCATTGCCAATGATGGAGCTTATTATATCACCTTGGACAGAACAGATAATACCTATACCATTACAGAAACAGGAGACGGCAGGGCGAACTTCTTTACAGAAGATCAAACTCTTGAAATCGAAGATCCTTTTAATTTTTCTAATGGCTATGCCGTTGAGAAATTTAAAAATATTGATGTGAATGGAAACCAGGGATCTGATGGTTCAGGGGATTTTGTTGATGTTGATTTCCCAATGTTCCGATTAGCAGATGCTTATTTGATGTACGCTGAAGCCTTCTTAAGAGGAGGTGGCGGAAGTGCATCTGAAGCGGCTGAATATGTGAATATGCTTAGAGAAAGAGCTTACGGAAGTGCAGCTGGAAATATTGATGCCACTGATTTGACACTTGAATTTATTCTTGATGAAAGATCAAGGGAATTGCACTGGGAAGGACACAGAAGAACTGACCTGGTTCGATTTAATCAGTTCACAGAAAATGGTGTTTGGCCATGGAAAGGTGGAATCATGGAAGGAAAAACTACTGAAAAGTGGAGAGATGTTTACCCAATTCCTTCGGCGGATATCATTGCAAACCCGGGTTTGAAGCAAAATGACGGTTATTAA
- a CDS encoding MFS transporter: MEKRRLSFWEIWNLSFGFLGIQMGFALQNANASRVLQIFGADVHELSWFWIVAPLTGLIVQPIIGYYSDRTWTKLGRRRPFFLTGALLASAGLILMPNADMFTAFMPALWVGAGMLMIMDASFNVAMEPFRALVADVLPSDQRTLGFSVQTVLIGIGAVLGSWLPYVLTNWIGIENTAEPGKVPLSLMLSFIIGAAVLVTSILITVITTKEYSPEEMALINGAEEDESVEESSLLNIFTDFKNMPLTMRQLSWVQFFSWFGLFGMWVFSTPAIAHHVYGLPLEDSHSTDYQNAGDWVGILFGVYNLVSAIYAFFLPAIAKKVGRKRTHAVSLIIGGLGLISIYFAPDKNWLILSMIAIGVSWASILAMPYAILAGSIPPKKMGVYMGIFNFFIVIPQIINALIGGPIVKYVYDGNPIYALVISGVSFLIAAALVYKVKDVDDHVSLKTE, translated from the coding sequence ATGGAAAAAAGACGTCTTAGTTTTTGGGAGATCTGGAACCTTAGTTTCGGATTTCTCGGAATTCAAATGGGATTTGCCCTACAAAATGCAAATGCTTCAAGAGTATTACAAATCTTTGGAGCTGATGTGCATGAGTTATCATGGTTTTGGATTGTGGCCCCGTTAACAGGATTAATTGTTCAACCCATAATCGGTTACTACAGTGATCGTACATGGACAAAACTCGGAAGAAGGAGACCTTTTTTTCTTACCGGAGCTTTACTGGCATCTGCAGGATTGATCCTTATGCCAAATGCTGATATGTTTACTGCGTTTATGCCGGCCCTCTGGGTTGGAGCAGGAATGCTTATGATCATGGATGCGTCATTTAATGTTGCCATGGAACCCTTCAGAGCCTTGGTTGCCGATGTTTTGCCAAGTGATCAAAGAACTTTAGGCTTCAGCGTTCAGACCGTTCTTATTGGAATTGGAGCTGTTCTTGGTTCCTGGTTGCCTTATGTGCTGACTAACTGGATAGGCATTGAGAATACCGCGGAACCCGGCAAGGTTCCCTTAAGTTTGATGCTGTCGTTTATTATTGGTGCGGCCGTGTTGGTAACAAGTATTTTAATTACGGTAATAACAACCAAAGAATATTCGCCAGAAGAAATGGCGCTGATCAACGGAGCAGAAGAAGATGAGTCTGTTGAAGAATCAAGTCTGCTTAACATCTTTACAGATTTCAAAAATATGCCCTTGACCATGCGACAGTTGAGCTGGGTTCAATTCTTTTCCTGGTTTGGTCTGTTTGGTATGTGGGTTTTTTCAACCCCGGCAATTGCGCATCATGTATATGGACTTCCTCTTGAAGATTCACATAGTACAGATTATCAAAATGCCGGTGACTGGGTGGGTATTCTTTTCGGGGTGTACAATTTGGTCTCTGCCATCTACGCCTTTTTTCTTCCTGCGATTGCTAAAAAAGTTGGTCGAAAAAGAACTCATGCGGTTTCGCTGATCATTGGTGGCTTAGGCTTGATCTCAATTTATTTTGCTCCCGACAAAAATTGGTTGATCCTATCTATGATTGCCATTGGAGTTTCATGGGCAAGTATCCTGGCTATGCCTTATGCAATTTTAGCAGGATCCATTCCGCCCAAGAAAATGGGAGTATACATGGGTATTTTCAACTTTTTTATCGTGATCCCTCAAATTATAAATGCTTTGATTGGAGGGCCTATAGTAAAGTATGTATATGACGGTAATCCGATATACGCATTGGTTATTAGTGGTGTATCATTTTTGATTGCAGCCGCATTGGTCTATAAAGTAAAGGATGTTGATGATCATGTTTCATTAAAAACTGAATAA
- a CDS encoding SusC/RagA family TonB-linked outer membrane protein yields the protein MKKIRQLVFAILFLLPMMISAQELINGNVKDDQGIDLPGVSVMIQGTTQGTATDFDGNFQLEVEENAILVFSYVGYSNVELPASDSMQVVLMESAESLDEVVLIGYGQTTKKDATGAVEKVSEKEFNVGVIASPEQLITGKTAGVNVTPPSGRPGETGDVKIRGGISSLSNNSPLYVIDGVPIDQKGPALNSINPNDIESFNILKDASATAIYGSRATNGVIIITTKSGRMNSDFRVEIGSYVSAGVKSNTVDVLKPSQFRKAINSLENPDASALLTNESTNWQDNIYQTAFGTDNNITISEGFDNSSYRVAVGYMYQEGILKTGKFSRPSIAMNFRQNLFDNSLKMDFNLRGSWVQDTFADQGAIGNSVSFDPTKPIYSGQPVYGGYWEWLNNDGSPNNLAPRNPVGQLMQNSDNANTQRYLGNAKFDYKFNFLEGLSVVLNLGFDYSEVKGQFIVPAESASGYNSLGSVRDYSELKRNTLADVYLNYLNTFADKHKVDVMLGHSFQDFYRENSNVTETGLGNVTGRPRIVSLNALESYFARLNYTFNEKYLVTFTYRRDGSSRFAPENRWANFFSGALAWNISEEAFLQDSETISNLKLRLGFGQTGQQEIDKDFGYLPIYTPGDNGVRYPFGGSYHYTLRPEGYDKNIKWEESDTYNIGLDYGFMNDVITGSIEYFKRESSDILSTIAPPAGSNLTNNLYTNIGDLSSQGVEFTLNADIFQKENFTWNVNFNATWLSNEIKKLNNVDDPLSPGIAQGGISGGVGNTIQTHKVGHPQFSYLVFEQVYDESGNPLEGVYVDQLTVDTNDDGIADARDGVINDSDKRIYKNPNPDYLFGFSSYMNFHNFDLSFTLRATLGNYAYNNVASSRGYEGALYELGTLRNVHSDYLATDFKTQQFWSDYYIQDASFLKMDNLSLGYTFDDLKDGEVGLRLYTTVQNVFTITGYDGLDPEISGGIDNNFYPRPQTFLLGFNINF from the coding sequence ATGAAAAAAATTAGACAATTAGTCTTTGCGATTTTATTTTTATTGCCAATGATGATTTCCGCTCAGGAACTTATTAATGGTAATGTAAAAGATGACCAAGGAATTGACCTTCCCGGGGTATCTGTAATGATACAAGGTACAACTCAGGGAACAGCCACAGACTTCGATGGGAATTTTCAACTCGAGGTTGAGGAAAACGCGATTCTAGTATTCTCTTATGTTGGATATTCCAATGTAGAGTTACCTGCTTCGGATAGCATGCAGGTTGTGTTGATGGAATCAGCAGAGAGTTTAGATGAAGTTGTATTGATTGGTTATGGACAAACAACCAAGAAAGATGCAACCGGTGCGGTTGAAAAAGTAAGCGAAAAAGAGTTTAATGTTGGTGTTATCGCTTCACCAGAACAATTGATCACGGGTAAGACAGCTGGTGTGAATGTTACACCTCCAAGTGGTAGACCAGGTGAAACCGGGGATGTTAAGATCAGGGGTGGTATTTCATCGTTGAGTAATAACAGTCCGCTTTATGTAATTGACGGGGTGCCGATTGACCAGAAAGGTCCCGCACTTAATTCGATTAACCCCAATGATATCGAAAGTTTTAACATTTTGAAAGATGCCTCAGCAACAGCGATCTATGGATCGAGAGCGACAAACGGGGTTATCATCATTACGACGAAGTCAGGAAGAATGAATTCTGACTTTAGAGTTGAGATCGGAAGTTATGTTTCAGCGGGAGTAAAATCAAATACTGTAGACGTATTAAAACCAAGTCAATTTAGAAAGGCGATCAATTCTCTTGAAAATCCTGATGCTTCGGCTTTACTTACCAATGAAAGTACAAACTGGCAAGACAATATTTACCAGACTGCTTTTGGAACCGATAATAACATTACAATTTCAGAAGGTTTCGACAACAGCTCTTATCGAGTAGCGGTTGGATATATGTATCAGGAAGGGATTCTGAAAACAGGTAAATTTTCAAGACCTAGTATCGCCATGAATTTCAGACAAAATTTGTTTGATAATTCATTGAAGATGGATTTTAACCTGAGAGGTTCATGGGTTCAGGATACATTTGCAGATCAAGGCGCCATTGGAAATTCAGTGAGCTTTGATCCAACAAAACCAATTTACAGCGGACAACCTGTATATGGTGGATACTGGGAATGGTTGAATAACGACGGAAGTCCTAACAACCTTGCTCCAAGAAACCCCGTTGGTCAGTTAATGCAAAATTCAGATAACGCAAATACGCAAAGATATTTGGGTAATGCAAAATTTGATTATAAATTCAACTTCTTGGAAGGTCTTAGTGTGGTTTTAAATCTTGGTTTTGATTACTCAGAGGTAAAAGGTCAATTCATTGTTCCTGCGGAATCTGCAAGTGGATATAATTCACTGGGATCTGTCAGAGATTATTCAGAATTGAAAAGAAATACACTTGCGGATGTTTATTTAAATTACCTGAACACTTTTGCTGACAAGCATAAAGTAGACGTGATGCTTGGACATTCCTTCCAGGATTTCTATCGTGAGAACTCTAATGTAACCGAAACTGGTTTAGGAAATGTTACAGGAAGACCAAGAATTGTTTCACTTAATGCGCTTGAATCATATTTTGCACGTCTGAATTATACATTCAACGAAAAGTACCTGGTAACATTTACATATCGTCGTGATGGATCTTCAAGATTTGCTCCTGAGAACAGATGGGCGAACTTCTTCTCTGGTGCACTTGCATGGAATATCTCAGAAGAGGCTTTTCTTCAGGATTCTGAAACCATATCAAATTTGAAATTAAGACTCGGATTTGGACAAACAGGACAACAGGAAATTGATAAAGATTTTGGTTATTTGCCTATTTACACTCCAGGAGATAACGGGGTGAGATATCCATTCGGGGGCAGCTACCATTACACATTGCGTCCAGAGGGATATGATAAGAATATCAAGTGGGAGGAATCCGATACCTACAACATTGGTTTGGATTATGGATTCATGAATGATGTTATAACGGGTTCGATAGAATACTTTAAAAGAGAGTCTTCTGATATTCTTAGTACGATTGCGCCTCCTGCCGGATCAAACCTTACCAATAACCTCTATACGAATATTGGTGATTTATCAAGTCAGGGTGTTGAATTTACGCTTAATGCGGATATTTTCCAGAAAGAAAATTTTACCTGGAACGTAAACTTTAATGCAACCTGGTTAAGCAATGAAATCAAGAAATTGAATAATGTTGATGATCCTTTATCTCCTGGTATTGCTCAGGGAGGAATAAGCGGTGGTGTTGGTAACACAATTCAAACGCATAAAGTTGGGCATCCTCAATTCTCATATTTGGTTTTTGAACAGGTATACGATGAAAGTGGAAACCCTTTAGAAGGAGTTTATGTGGATCAACTTACAGTTGACACCAATGATGATGGTATCGCAGATGCCAGAGACGGGGTGATCAATGACAGCGATAAAAGAATCTACAAAAATCCAAATCCGGATTATCTGTTCGGTTTTTCATCTTATATGAATTTCCATAACTTTGATCTATCGTTCACCCTTAGAGCGACACTTGGAAACTATGCTTATAATAATGTGGCATCTTCCAGAGGATATGAAGGAGCCTTATATGAATTAGGAACACTTAGAAATGTTCACTCAGATTATCTGGCAACAGATTTTAAAACCCAACAATTCTGGTCTGACTATTATATCCAGGATGCCTCATTCTTAAAAATGGACAACCTTTCTTTAGGATATACATTCGATGATCTTAAAGATGGAGAAGTTGGATTGAGATTATATACCACTGTACAGAATGTATTTACAATTACCGGATATGATGGTTTGGATCCTGAAATCAGTGGAGGTATTGACAATAATTTTTATCCAAGACCTCAAACATTCTTACTTGGATTTAACATTAACTTTTAA
- a CDS encoding SusE domain-containing protein, with translation MKKYINKILFLLAFTTIFVGCSEDDVVVINEDFTTTVNLDNNNIVLEEANEGVQVLTVSWTKPEFGYEAAAEYNVLFSLSGVEDSPVESVSAGSALEKVFMTEDLNKVLLNLGAEPGTATNLDVMVDIILSKQYSKATESTSLTATAYSGVLDLTTPWGVVGSATPNGWGDGPDTPFYKTAEAGVHVAYINMIVGEWKIRRDNDWAVNYGSDNNDGTLQQDGGNIPVDEAGSYKITFDENNLTYTIEKYSWGLVGSATPGGWDGPDVPLMYDSCSDTWRAVVKLNDGEWKIRQNNDWAVNYGSDGADGTLQASGGNIPVTLGYYEVIVDFNKLTYSIEKTSVYGVVGSGYNDWGATPDFPFTPDYCNEGIYYANNVTLLDGEIKFRVNNDWGVNYGDTGLDGILEQDGDNIPSTAGTYDIMLDFTNPSVPTYTLTAK, from the coding sequence ATGAAAAAATATATAAATAAAATATTATTCTTATTAGCCTTTACAACAATATTTGTTGGTTGTTCAGAGGATGATGTGGTAGTGATCAATGAAGATTTTACCACAACAGTGAACCTGGATAATAACAATATTGTATTGGAAGAGGCGAATGAAGGAGTTCAGGTACTTACAGTATCATGGACTAAGCCAGAATTTGGATATGAGGCGGCGGCTGAATATAATGTTCTTTTCTCTTTATCCGGCGTTGAAGATTCACCCGTTGAATCGGTATCTGCAGGATCTGCATTGGAAAAGGTATTTATGACGGAAGACCTGAACAAAGTTCTTTTAAACCTGGGCGCAGAACCAGGGACTGCAACCAATTTGGATGTAATGGTTGATATCATTTTATCCAAGCAGTATAGTAAAGCAACAGAGTCGACAAGTTTGACTGCAACTGCCTATTCTGGAGTTCTTGACCTGACTACACCTTGGGGTGTTGTAGGTAGTGCTACGCCAAATGGTTGGGGTGATGGACCTGATACGCCTTTCTATAAAACTGCTGAAGCTGGAGTTCATGTGGCTTATATCAATATGATCGTAGGTGAATGGAAGATCAGAAGGGACAATGACTGGGCTGTGAATTACGGTTCGGATAATAATGACGGAACGTTACAACAAGACGGAGGAAATATCCCTGTTGATGAAGCAGGATCATACAAGATTACATTTGATGAAAATAATCTTACTTATACCATCGAGAAATATTCTTGGGGATTGGTAGGAAGTGCCACTCCTGGAGGATGGGACGGACCGGATGTGCCATTAATGTACGATTCTTGTTCTGACACATGGAGAGCAGTCGTTAAATTGAATGATGGTGAGTGGAAGATTCGTCAGAATAATGACTGGGCAGTGAATTATGGATCTGATGGTGCAGATGGTACGTTGCAAGCCAGCGGAGGAAACATTCCTGTAACCTTAGGTTATTACGAAGTTATCGTTGACTTCAATAAATTGACTTACAGCATCGAGAAAACAAGTGTTTACGGCGTTGTAGGTTCGGGATATAATGACTGGGGAGCAACACCGGATTTCCCATTTACCCCTGATTACTGTAATGAAGGAATTTACTATGCCAATAATGTAACCTTATTGGATGGTGAGATCAAATTCAGAGTCAATAATGACTGGGGTGTTAACTATGGTGACACCGGATTAGACGGAATTTTGGAGCAAGACGGAGATAATATTCCGAGTACCGCTGGTACGTACGATATTATGCTGGACTTCACAAATCCAAGTGTTCCGACTTATACGCTTACGGCGAAATAA
- a CDS encoding LacI family DNA-binding transcriptional regulator: MKQKITLKKIAKEFGVSISTVSKALKDSHEISSEVKEKIQAFAKYYHYKPNSLALNLRNQKTKTIGVIIPEIVHHFFTKVITGIEKLANDKGYNVMICLSNESYEKEVLNLDMLANGVVDGIIASVAKETEAKEDYRHFTELINNGIPLVMFDRVVDEIECNKVIADDKGGAFLATEQLIKNGCSNIALVTTPDYVTVGLERKEGYLKALNEFKIPSNEELVVTIDDQKSVDEQLTVLFEGNMVPDGIFAVNEIYAATVMKVARKFGYSVPEDIEVIGFTDGLISEFASPSLTTVAQHGRTMGQKALELLLDEIDSQDIQYQHKTHLIQTDLKIRNSTKKVQLQN; this comes from the coding sequence ATGAAACAAAAAATTACATTAAAAAAAATAGCCAAGGAATTTGGCGTTTCTATTTCAACAGTTTCAAAGGCTCTTAAAGATAGTCATGAGATCAGTTCTGAAGTGAAAGAAAAGATTCAGGCCTTTGCCAAATATTATCACTATAAGCCCAACAGCCTTGCGTTGAACCTTCGCAACCAGAAAACCAAAACTATAGGTGTTATCATTCCTGAGATCGTGCATCATTTCTTCACCAAAGTGATTACGGGAATTGAAAAACTTGCCAATGATAAAGGGTATAATGTGATGATTTGCCTTTCAAACGAATCTTATGAAAAGGAAGTGTTAAATCTCGATATGCTTGCCAATGGTGTGGTTGATGGAATTATAGCTTCTGTCGCAAAGGAAACCGAAGCCAAAGAAGATTACAGACATTTTACGGAATTGATCAATAATGGAATTCCTCTTGTTATGTTTGACAGGGTTGTTGACGAAATAGAATGCAATAAAGTAATCGCAGATGACAAAGGAGGGGCGTTTCTCGCGACTGAACAACTGATAAAAAATGGATGCAGTAATATTGCTCTGGTCACAACTCCTGACTACGTAACGGTAGGCCTTGAAAGAAAGGAAGGCTATTTAAAGGCTTTAAATGAATTTAAGATTCCGTCAAACGAGGAACTTGTGGTCACAATTGATGATCAAAAATCAGTAGATGAACAATTAACTGTATTATTTGAGGGAAATATGGTTCCTGACGGCATTTTTGCAGTGAATGAGATTTATGCAGCTACTGTGATGAAAGTGGCCCGAAAATTTGGATATTCTGTACCTGAAGATATTGAGGTGATTGGTTTTACTGATGGCCTTATCTCTGAATTTGCATCTCCTTCATTGACTACGGTTGCCCAGCATGGAAGAACAATGGGGCAAAAAGCCTTAGAGTTACTTCTTGATGAAATTGACTCGCAAGACATTCAATATCAGCACAAAACACACTTAATCCAAACAGATCTTAAAATTAGAAACTCAACAAAAAAGGTTCAACTTCAGAATTAA